The window AGAAAATTAATTTCACCTGTTGAAAACATCGGATTGGTATTTTCATTACTTTTGCGCCCGATTTTTTTAAGCAAGGTTATGAATTATCTTCTCACAATAGGACTATTGGTCTGCTCCAACATTTTTATGACGTTTGCCTGGTATGGGCATCTCAAACTTGCCGAAAACGCCTGGTTCAGTAAGCTTCCGTTGCTTGGTGTCATTCTCTTCAGCTGGCTGATCGCCTTTTTTGAATATTGCTTTCAGGTTCCGGCCAACCGGATTGGTTTTGAGGGGAACGGAGGTGTATTCTCGCTGGTACAGCTGAAAGTTATTCAGGAGGTTATTACATTGATGGTGTTTGTAATCTTCTCCTCGTTCGCCTTTCATGCTCCATTGAAGATGAATCACCTGATAGGCTTTGCTTTGCTGGTACTGGCGGTTTACTTTATTTTTAAGGGATAGTCATCATATCTCCCGCAATTCATCAAAGGGTCTAGAGGCCCTGCACCCTACAACCGGAGGGTGTTTGCCTTTCCGGGTTGATCCCCTTTTCCTTCATCTCTCTCTGGATTGTTCCGATTGCATCGGTTGCAACTTGCCGATACAGTCCGGGTATTTTTTTTTAAAAAAAAGTCGTTTTTTCTTGCATATGTATATTTATAATGACTATATTTGCATGCATAAACATAGCAAATACGTATACCGTATTCCAGTTTAGTACCTGAAGACTTAATAAAAACATATTGTACCATGTTTGAAGTGCATAACTACTTTTTAGCCATCACGCTCTGTTTTCTGGCGATGGTTTGTTGGGGATCATGGCAAAACACACGAAATGTTATAAGACAACCTTGGCGTTTCGAGCTGTTTTATTGGGATTTTACCATTGGTATCCTGATTTTCTCACTTCTCTCCGTATTTACTCTTGGAAGCATTGATCCTTCCAACAGAACTTTTCTGCAGGATATTGCGCAGGCGCAGATCCGCTTTATGTTGCCGGCAATGCTGGGGGGCTTTATCTGGAACCTGGGGACGTTGCTCCTTACGGCAGGGATTGCCACCACAGGGATGGCTGTCGCTTTTCCCATCGGTGGGGGGATTGGCTGGATATTGGGTATCGTGGTCAACTACATTGGGAAGCCGGAAGGAGATCCGGTCTGGCTCTTTACGGGATGCGCGGTCATTGTTGTCGCAATCATCCACAGTATGTTATCCTATAAGAGAAGGGCCGTGTCGCAGCAGAAAAGCACGAAAGGGGTGATCTATTCACTGGCCGCCGGTATCTTTATCGCTTTTTTCTACCGCTTTGTGATGATGTCAATCAGTACCGATATCTCTCCTTTATACACCGGAGGGGCCCTTACTCCCTATACTTCAGTGCTCTTTTTTGCATTGGGCGCTCTTGTCAGCACACTTCTTTTCAACCCCTGTTTCATGCGTCATCCTGTAGAAGGAGAGAGGGTTGCCATGAAGGATTATTGCAAGGCTTCTGGAAAGACTCACCTGATAGGCATGCTGGGGGGCATGATCTGGTGTGCGGGACAGGTGTTGAGTGTGATGTCGGCCAACGCTGCCTCACCTGCCATCGCATACGGGTTGAGCAACGGAGCTCCCATTGTGGCGGCATTATGGGGAATCGTAGTCTGGAAAGAGTTCAAGGATGCCCCGAAAGGGACAAACCGGTTGTTGACATTGATGTTTCTGTTTTACCTTGTCGGTTTGGCTCTGATTGTCTATTCACGCTACGCATAAATGAACCGCAAGATAGATATAGGGATTGGAAGCTACACCTATACCTGGTCAATCGGTGTTCCAGGATATGTGAATAAAATCGCCATGTCCGCTTTTGACTTGATTGAGAAAGCGGCTGATCTGAAGGCTGATGTGGTTCAATTTGCTGATAATGTTCCACTTGATGATTACTCTCCGGACGAGTTACTCCGATTCTACCTGTTCGCCAGGGAGAGAGGTGTCAGGTTGGAAGTGGGGGCGAAAGGACTAACTTCGGATCGGTTAAGGTTGTATACAGAGATAGCGGGTATTCTGCATGCAGACCTGTTGCGTTTCGTCATCGATGACGTTGGATTCGAACCTTCCCCCGATAGAGTAATCGAGATGATCAGGCCGGCAATACCTCTAATGGAAGAGAGGGGAGTTAGCTTGGCACTTGAAAATCACGACCGGCTCAGATGTGCAGATCTTTTAGCTATTATTGCCGGATGTAACTCCTCCAATGTGGGAATATGCCTCGATACGGTCAACTCCTTGGGTGTCCCCGAAGGGATGGACGAAGTTATCCGCACCCTGTCACCCTACACCCTGAATCTGCATGTGAAGGATTTTGTCATCAGGAGGTTGGACCACAAGATGGGATTTTGTGTAAACGGAGCATCGGCCGGAGAAGGGAAGCTCGACATTGCAGGGTTGTTCCGCAATTTGACTGCCCTGGGGAAATGTCGCAGTGCGATATTGGAACTATGGACACCCTTCGGCCCTACCCTCGAAGATACGATTGCCCGGGAAAATGAATGGGCAATCAACAGTATGAACTATTTGAAGCAATTATCTTATTGATTTTTAGCAGATGGAAAAATTGAAGTTAGCCGTTCTTGGCGCAGGATTCTGGTCCCAATTTCAAATTGGAGCCTGGAGCGAGATCCCCGACGTGGAGATTGTAGCCCTCTATAACCGGACCCGATCGAAAGCGGAAGCGTTGGCAAGGAAATTCCAGATTGGGCATGTATATGATGATGCCGCAGCGATGTTCAACAGTGAGAAGATTGATTTTGTGGATATCATTACCGACGTCGATACCCATTACAAATTTGTGGAGATGGCGGTCGATGCCGGAATAAAAGAGATAATCTGCCAGAAGCCAATGGCGTCGGACTGGGAAACGGCAAAAAAGATGGTGGAGAAGTGCAGAGATGCAGGAGCCTCTCTTTATATACATGAGAATTTCCGCTGGCAGGCTCCGCTAAGACGGGTGAAGGAGATCTTGGACTCGGGTATTATCGGAAACCCTTTTAAGGCGAGGGTGTCGTTTCTCTCGGGATTTCCCGTATTCGACAATCAGCCTTTCCTGAGAGAACTCCCCCACTTCATTCTTACCGACATGGGGTCGCACGTGCTGGATATCTGCCGCTTCCTGTTCGGCGAGGCTACAAAGTTATGGTGCCAGTGCAAGACCGTTAACCGAGAGATCCGGGGTGAGGATGTGGCAGTGGTGATGATGGAGATGGCCAACGGGATGCCCCTTTATGCTGAAATGTCGTATGCATCGATCGTGGAGCATGATATGTTTTCAACTGTGAATCTGCTGGTTGAAGGTGAAAAGGGGAGTCTTGCCCTTGGACCGGGAAGATCGTTTGCCGTCAGCGTAACAACGGCCGAGGGGACCCGAACGGAAAAAATTGAGATACCCTATTACGATTGGGCCGATCCCGATTATATCGTGAACCACGAAAGCGGAATCCATATCAACCGGAATATCCTGGATGCCATAATGGGAAAAGGGAGAGCCGAGAATAGCGGTGAAGACAATCTGGAGACAGTCCGTTTGATCTGGGCCTCCTATGAATCGGCCAGGAGAGGCAAGTTGATCGACCTGAAAGAGTTTGACTAAAAAATAAAGTGTAACATATGATGAAGATAACGATTATCGGCGCAGGGGGCAAGATGGGGATGCGTATTTCCAGAAACTTGAAGGATGAACCTTATGATATCGCTTACCTGGAGGTTAGCGAAGCCGGAAGGGAGAGAGTGAAAACGCTGGGCATTGCTTGTGCCGACTCTGATCAGGTTATCGCGGGATGCCGACGTGGTGATATTGGCCATACCGATGTGGCCATCGAATTGGCTTCGCCCGGAATTGTCCGGATGATGAAGAGGGGTTCCCTGCTGATTACGCTTGATCCTGCCGCACCCTTTGCCGGCAAGCTGTACCATCGTCCCGACATAGCCTATTTTCTGGCACATCCTTCCCATCCCTCCATTTTTAACTGGGAACCTACACTGGAGGCGCACCAGGATCATTTTGGCGGTACACTGGCCAAGCAGTCGATGGTGTGCGCCCTGATGGCCGGAGAGGAGTCGGATTACCAGTTGGGCCTGGAGATTGCAACAAAAATGTATGCCCCCATATCTGTGGCGCACAGGATAACCGTGGAACAGATGGCTATTCTGGAGCCCGGTCTGGTTGAGACGTTATCTTCAACCTGTATCTATGTGATAAGACAGGGACTGGACGAGGTAATCCGAAAAGGAGTTCCAGCCGATGCTGCCCGCGATTTTCTGCTGGGACATCTGCACATACAGCTGGCCGTACTGTTTGATCAGATCCCCGGGGCAGTCTTCTCGGATGCGGCCAACAAGGCCATCGTCAGGGGAATAGATGAGATATTCAAACCCGACTGGAAGAAGGTTTTGGAGATTGATAATGTAAGGGAGCAGGTACTGGCGATTACGTAAGCCGAAAAGGTGTTGCTTTATGGTTGAGGATTACAAGCTGAGTGTATACAGTGCCAATATGGAACTGGTAAAGTCCGGGCTGGTCACTTTTACCTGGGGAAATGCAAGTGCCATCGATAGGGCGAAGGGTCTGGTGATCATCAAACCGTCGGGTGTTGCATATGATATGATGAGCCCCGAGGATATGACGGTGGTCGACCTTGAAGGGCGGATTGTGGAGGGTCGGCTGAAACCCTCGTCCGATACCCCCACGCATCTGGTGCTGTACAAGGCTTTTCCTGAAATAGGAGGAATAGCCCACTTCCATTCCGAGTTTGCAACCTCGTGGGCGCAGGCTGGCACCGATATTCCGCTATTGGGGACAACACATGCAGATTATTTTGCAGGCGATGTTCCCTGTACGAGAGAGATGACCGATAAAGAGATCAGGGGCGACTACGAAAGGGAGACCGGTAATGTGATCGTCGAGAGGTTCACTTCCGGTCTGCTCGATCCTCTGCAGATTCCCGGCGTGCTGGTTAAAAACCATGGTCCCTTTACATGGGGGGAGTCTGTGGCAGAGGCGGTATTCCATGCTGCGGTCCTTGAACAGGTGTCGAAAATTGCCTACTTTTCACATACGTTGAATCGGCACTATTCCATGAATAGCTCACTGGCAGAAAAACACTATTCGCGTAAACATGGTACTGGAAAATATTATGGTCAATGACTTGCCGGCCTGACGGTTAGTAGTAGGAGCCGGTAAGCCTATTTGGTTAAAAGTTATTATTTCTTAAAAATTTGTATAAAATGGGTATATGTAGAAGAGTGGGAGGAGTACTGAACCGGTGTGGTTTGGTTCTGTTGTGCTGGATGGTCTTCTCCCAGGCATTTCCAGCGTCAGATAACAATCATGTAAAACCCCTTCGAGTCAGCAGGCAGAATCCTCATCTGTTGGCGACGGAGAATGAATCGCCGGTATTTCTCAACAGCTTTACCGTTTGGAAGCTGCTCAGAAACGGTTCAAGAGAGGATGTTGAGTATCTCCTGACCGATCTGAAGCGCAAAAAGCTGAATGCAATATCCACGATTGCACTTGATCTTGAGTTGGAGGAGCTGGGAAAGAACTATTACGGTGACTATGCCTTTCAATTCAACGAAGCCGGGCTCCCCGATCCGCTTCAACCGATAGTCACACCTGGTAACGATCCACAATCTCCCGAAGAGTATGATTTCTGGGATCACCTCGATTTTGTGATTGCCAAGGCAAATGAGATGGGGATGTATGTGGTCCTCCATCCTGCGTGGGGCGACTGGTTTACGGGGGAATATAACGGAAAGCCCAACCGGTTCATCATTTTCAATGAGGAGAATGCCTACAAGTATGGATTCTGGATTGGCCGGCGCTATAGTGAAGCCCGAAATATAGTCTGGATGGTTGGCGGAGACAGGTCTGCCGTATATGGCAAACTGGACTATAGGTCCGTTTTTTCGGCAATGGGCAGAGGTATTGCCGACGGTGTAAAAGGTGGAGCAGGGGAGAAAGATCCGCTTATCTCGTTCCATCCGAGGAAGTGGGCGCCCAACTCTTCGGAGTGGTTCCACGATGAACCCTGGCTTTCATTCAACTCTATCCAGGACACTCCTTACGACCAGGTTACCTCCGTGCCGAATGATTATGGATTGAGTCCCGTCAAGCCGACCTGGCTTTGCGAAGGAAGGTACGAAGGGCCGATTACCGACTGGGGTGTCAGGTACCAGGCATGGCAGACAGTTCTTTCGGGAGGGTTTGGACACACTTACGGTTCTGATGCGTGGCAATTTCCGAGAGACAATTGGCGTCAATATCTCGACCTGCCGGGTCTTACCCAGATGGGCTATCTGTACTATGCCGTCAGGGAAATCTGGAGCGATAAACAGTTTCTGGGCAGAACGCCTGATCAGGGCCTTATCCTGGGGGACCAGGGAGAGACGGTAGGTGATGGCAATACCCGGGGTGACGGCGATGGAGGAGGTGCTTCCGCTTCGAGGAAAGATGGCCGGTCTGACAGGATTACGGCGATGCGCGGGAACGACGGAAGTTGGGCCATGGTCTATACCGCAGCAGGTAAAGAGTTCCGACTAGACCTCGGAAAGCTGAAGGGGCGACTGAAAGCTTACTGGTTCAACCCTGCTACCGGAAAATGGTGGGTTGACGGAGTGGAAACGGCCGACATGCGACCATTTCAAAAGGGGATCAAGGCTGGGAAGGGTGATATGACCTTCGACCCTCCAGGCAATCCCGGTAATGAGAATGACTGGGTGCTGATATTGAGGAGGTGAAGCTACTCCGGTGTATTGCGATGAAGAAAAAAATTAACCATCAGGTGTAATTTTAAATTTAATAAGCTACAAAGAAAGATGAAACAGAAAGCGAAACTATTATTGATTACGTTTCTATTTCTTCCACTATGTGTGCTTGCACAGCGTCAGGTAACCGTAAAGGGTAAGGTAATAGAAGCAGAGACCAATGAGCCTTTGCCGGGTGTTACGATTCTTGTGGAAAAATCTACAAGAGGTGTAACCACGGACATGGACGGTACGTTTGAAATACGGGTGTCGACTTCCGACAAGTTGGTCTTCTCGTTTGTCGGAATGCAATCCCAGACTATTGAGGTTGGTGACAAGACCTACTTGGAGGTCTCTATGTATCCGTTGGCCGATGAGCTGGATGAGGTGACGATCGTGGCTTTTGGAAAACAGAAGAAGGAGAGCGTTATCTCATCCATCGAGACAGTGAACACCAAGGAGTTGCATGTACCTTCAAGTAACCTTACCACCGCATTCTCGGGAAGAATCGCCGGAATGATATCCTATCAGACCAGTGGAGAGCCCGGTCAGGACAACGCAGATTTCTTTATCCGGGGCATCACCTCGTTCGGTACCGGAAAGGTAAATCCGCTGATCCTGATCGACAATGTGGAGGTCTCTACCCACGACTTGTCGAGGTTGCATCCCGACGATATCCAGAGCTTCTCCATTCTTAAAGATGCTACTGCCACTGCACTTTACGGAGCACGAGGAGCAAACGGGGTAATCCTTGTTACCACCAAAGAGGGAAAAGAGGGGAAGGTAAAGGTGTCGTTGCGATTCGAAAACTCCTTCTCTACTCCAACACAGGAGATAGAGATGGCCGACCCCATCACCTATATGCAGTTGGCCAATGAAGCTGCGCTGACACGGAATCCGTTGGCGCCGATGCCCTATTCGAATAACAAGATTGAAAATACCATTCTCGGTCTGAATCCCTATGTCTATCCAACCGTAGACTGGATGGATATGCTTACCAAGGATGTTGCGGTGAATCAGCGGGCAAACATGAATATCTCGGGAGGAGGCAAAGTGGCGCGATACTACATTGCAGGTTCCTTCTCCCAGGATAATGGGATCCTCAAAGTGGACAAGCGGAACAACTTCAACAACAACATCGACCTGAAGAAGATCCTGATCCGGTCGAATGTCAATATCAATCTCACTCCGTCCACGGAGGCGATAATCCGTGTTCATGGTACTTTTGACGACTACTCGGGACCGATCAGCGGTGGGAGTGACCTCTATAGAAAGATCCTCCGGGTGAGTCCGGTACGTTTTCCGGCATATTTTGAGCCCGATGAAAACCTGACCGGGGTACAGCACATTCTCTTCGGAGGTCAAGAGGATGCTCCCTATATGAATCCCTATGCCGAGATGGTAAAAGGTTACCGGGAAGAGAGCAAGACTGTCCTCCTGGTGCAGATGGAACTGAAGCAGGATTTCGGCCAGTGGGTGGAAGGTCTTACCGGGCGGCTCCTGGGTAACACTACCAGGAACTCCGGTTTCGACCTGTCTCGCTCATACAATCCCTTCTACTATGAAGTGGGGCAGTATGACCGCATCAATAATAAATATCTGCTGACGGAACTGAACCCGGACAGCGGTACCGAATACCTGAACTACATTCCTGGATATAAGTCGGTTTCGAGCTCTTTTTACGCCGAAGGTTCGGTTGCCTACAACCGGAAATTCAACAAACATGGCGTGAGTGGCATGTTGGTAGGAATTATGCGCAACCTGCTGGTTGGAAACGCCAGCTCGCTGATCCAATCCCTTCCGGCCAGAAACCTGGGTCTGTCGGGCCGTTTCACCTACGATTACGACGATCGTTATCTGACCGAATTCAATTTTGGATACAACGGTTCTGAGAAATTCGACAAAGGCCACCGCTGGGGCTTCTTCCCTTCTTTCGGAGTCGGCTGGGTAGTCTCAAACGAACCCTTCTGGAAAACCCTGAACACGAATCCCTTCATCTCAAAACTGAAATTCCGCGGCACCTATGGATTGGTTGGAAACGACGAGATTGGAAGCGACCGGTTCTTCTATCTGTCTGAGGTGGCTATTGGTGGCGGTGGCGGATTCACCACCGGTTATGATTTTGGGAAAGGACGGACAGGCGTACGGGTAGGCAATTATCCCAACTCTGAAATTGGATGGGAGATCGCCTATAAAACCAATCTGGGTATTGAAATCGGCCTGTTTGACAATAAGATGGAGATTTTGGCCGACCTATATAAGGAGGAACGGACAAATATCTTGCAATCGAGGGCGGACATCCCTACCTCCATGGGATTATGGGCTACTCCGCTAGTAAACGTGGGTAAAGCCTCTGGAAAAGGAATTGATGTCTCGGTCGACTATAACCATTCGATCAACAAAAATACATGGGTAACAGGAAGAGCCAACTTCACCTATGCACGCTCCATCTATAAATATTATGAGGAGCCCGACCTGAGCGAGATACCCTGGACCTCCAAAATCGGAAACCCAATTTCTCAGAAATCGGGCTATGTGGCGGAACGCCTCTTTATCGATGACGAGGACGTAAAGAACTTGCCCCGTCAGGATCTCGGGGAATATGGTCCGGGAGATATCAAATACAAAGATATTAACGGGGATAATATTATCAACGAAATCGACAGAGTGCCCATCGGACATCCAACTACGCCCGAGATCAATTACGGCTTTGGTCTCTCTGCCGGACATAAGAATTTTGATGCATCCTGCTTCTTCTCCGGATCTGCACGCTCTTCTTTCTGGATCGACGCGGCGACAATGTCTCCATTCGTACAGTCAAGTTCAGGCGGAAGAATCCTTGAGACCGGACTGGCAAAATTCATTGCGGATGACTACTGGTCGGAAGCATCTCAAAATCCGTTTGCAGCCTGGCCGAGGCTTTCCAACTACTTGGTCAATAACAATGTGCAACGGAGTACGATGTTTATGCGGGATGGCAATTTCCTGCGCCTGAAGAGTGTGGAACTGGGTTACTCGCTCCCCACCGCGATAACCAGGAGAATGCACCTGGAATCCTGCCGGTTCTACTTGAGTGGAACCAACCTGTTGCTGTTCAGCAAGTTTGATTTATGGGATGTTGAAATGGGTGGTAACGGCTTGGGTTACCCGTTGCAACGGGTCTATAATATTGGGTTGAATCTCTCATTCTGAAAATACAATGAAAATGAATCGAAAAATATTAAATATCAGTCGTATTGTCGTTGTTTTTGCGCTGGTGGCGATCATCGCTTCTTGTGATGACTACCTTAACATCATTCCGGACAATACGCCAACAATTGATCATGCATTTAAAAACCGGCATGAGGCGGAGAAGTACCTCTACGGATGCTTCTCGTTCCTGCCCAACCATGCAGATCCGACCTCCAATCCGGCTCTGTTTGGAGGAGATGAGGTGTGGTATATCGATCCGGCCAATATCGTGAGTCCGTTACTTTGGAATATTGCCAAGGGGAATCAGGGTACCAATTCACCGCTTGCCGACTACTGGGCCAGTATACAGGATGATAGCAACCTGCAGGGTGGCAAGGCGCTTTTTACGGCATTGAGTGATTGTAACATCTTCCTCGAAAATATCGACAAACCGTTCGACCTGGATAAGTCTGAACGGGATTGGTGGGTTTCCGAAGTACTCTTCCTGAAAGCCTACTATCACTACTACCTCTTCAGGATGTATGGACCTATTCCATTGATCAGGGAGAATCTTCCCATCAGTTCAACCACGGAAGAGGTGAGGCGGTTCCGCGAACCTGTAGATGATGTGGTGGAATATATAGTGGAGTTGTTGGATCAGTCGCTCGAAAACCTGCCGGAGGAGATTCTGGATGTGACTTCCGATATGGGACGTCCAACTAAAGCGACTGCCTTGGCGTTGAAAGCTCAGGTGCTGACGCTTGCCGCAAGCCCCCTGTTCAATGGCAATACAGATTACGCTTCAGTTGTCGACAAAAAGGGGCGGCAGCTATTTCCGCAGGAATATCGTCCCGAGAAGTGGCAGCGGGCGGCAGCTGCGTTGAAAGAGGCTATTGATGCGGCGCATGAGGCAGGACATGAGCTGTTTGATTTCAGCGAGACAACCTTTGCAAGAGATCTGAACGCTCCAACCATCCTTGCGATGCAGGTGAGGGGAGCTGTGACGGAACGATGGAACAAGGAGATCATCTGGGGTGAATCGAACTTCAATCCCGATGCTCTGCAAAGGGTCTGTTTCCCGGCGTGGAACCCCAACCATAACTCGGGAGGAATCGGAAAGAGCTATGCACCTACCTTGCAGGTGGTAGAGCAGTTTTATACCAGTAACGGTGTCCCGATCGAGGAAGACAGGGATTGGGAAGGAGTAGACCCGATAGGAATAAGAACAGGCGACGCAAGCCACAAGTTCTATATCAAGGAGGGGTATCAAACTGTCAATCTACACTTTAACAGGGAGGCGCGTTTCTATGGCTCCGTTACGTTCGATGGCGGAACCTTCTACGGAAATGGCCGTATCTCCACGGATGACAACATGTGGCATACACCAATGAGAGGGGCTGACCCGGGAGGTGGTGTCGCACCTACTGAACGGTACTCAAGTACGGGGTACCTTTGCAAAAAGCTGGTGCATTATCTCAGTTCGGTCCCCGAAGCCAACTCCAGTATCACAACCTATCGCTATGCATTTCCGATCATACGGCTGGCCGATCTCTACCTGATGTACGCTGAGGCGTTGAATGAGGTGAAATCCTCTCCAGATGAGGAGGTCTATGAGTATGTCGACCTTGTGCGCGCCCGTACGGGGCTGAAAGGGGTGGTTGAGAGCTGGCAGGATCACTCTAACGTTCCCGATAAACCCGCTTCAAAAGAGGGTATGCGCGAGATTATCCGTAGGGAGCGCCTGAACGAGCTCGCGTTCGAAGGGAGCCGATTCTGGGACCTGAGACGGTGGAAACTTAGTGAGGAGTATATGAACAGGCCTATTAGAGGGTTGAATATCAGGGGTGAGAACCCGGCCGATTTTTATCAGGTCAGGGAGATCTATCGTCCGACATTTGGGAAGAAAGATTACTTGTGGCCGATTCGGTTACGCGTTTTGCTGAAAAATACCAATCTGGTGCAGAATTTAGGATGGTAAATAAAAAAGAGAGCTATGAAGAGTAAATTGTTATATACAGTGTTGACTGCAGCACTATTTCTCCTTTATCAATGTGAAGAGGTGAAAGATTGGCACGATCCGACGGATAATATTCCACCGGGCATCGTAACCAATGTGAAGGTTGAAAATACCTATGGCGGTGCAAAAATCACCTATACCTTGCCGAGCGACAATGATCTTCTTGGGGTTAAGGCGGTTTACGCACTGGATGAAAAGGGTCTGGAGTTGAGGGAGGCCTTCTCCTCCGCATTTCGCGATACCATAGTTCTGGAAGGATATGCAGATACGCGGGAGTATCCGGTTACGCTCTATACCATCGACAAAAGCAGGAATGAATCGGCTCCGGTGCAGGTTACCATTAAACCGTTGACAGCCCCCGTCAATCTGATCATGGAGTCGTTAAAGGTGAATTCAACCTTCGGTGGAATCTACATGACCTGGGAGAATCCGATGAGACAGGCAATCGCTATCTCGATCTATAGGAAGAATGCAGAAGGGGAAATGGCCCTTTACGATACCTACTACTCCGATGCTCCCAGTGGAAGGGCCTCGTTCCGCGGTTTTGAGGCTGTAAGTCAAAACTTCCGCTTTGAGATGAGAGACAGGTGGAACAATTATGCCGCTCCACTCGATACGCTACTTACCCCGCTGTTTGAAACGGAGATTGTGGGGAAAGATGAACGTGGGGTGATGATATGGAAGCAGTGGGGTTGGAATGGAAACGTAGCCGACGGTTCCCACCTGTATCGGGGTGATATGAACCGCCTGATCAGCGGCCGTACTATCGACCGGGCGGTAGACGGGGTAGAGATGAGCGGTAGTGCCTACTGGCATTGCTCCAATAATGTGTTGGGCGATTTTGTCCCCGGCGAATCGGAATCGAACCTCTTCCCCTACTATTTTACCATCGATATGGGGCGAAAGGCTTCGTATAGCCGCTTCCGCTGGTGGATGAGGGACAGATCGCCGCTCTATTCTGCAGAACTTCCTCTCGAATTTGAGGTGTGGGGAACAAACAATCCGAAA of the Petrimonas mucosa genome contains:
- a CDS encoding DMT family protein — protein: MNYLLTIGLLVCSNIFMTFAWYGHLKLAENAWFSKLPLLGVILFSWLIAFFEYCFQVPANRIGFEGNGGVFSLVQLKVIQEVITLMVFVIFSSFAFHAPLKMNHLIGFALLVLAVYFIFKG
- a CDS encoding GRP family sugar transporter, which codes for MFEVHNYFLAITLCFLAMVCWGSWQNTRNVIRQPWRFELFYWDFTIGILIFSLLSVFTLGSIDPSNRTFLQDIAQAQIRFMLPAMLGGFIWNLGTLLLTAGIATTGMAVAFPIGGGIGWILGIVVNYIGKPEGDPVWLFTGCAVIVVAIIHSMLSYKRRAVSQQKSTKGVIYSLAAGIFIAFFYRFVMMSISTDISPLYTGGALTPYTSVLFFALGALVSTLLFNPCFMRHPVEGERVAMKDYCKASGKTHLIGMLGGMIWCAGQVLSVMSANAASPAIAYGLSNGAPIVAALWGIVVWKEFKDAPKGTNRLLTLMFLFYLVGLALIVYSRYA
- a CDS encoding sugar phosphate isomerase/epimerase family protein, translating into MNRKIDIGIGSYTYTWSIGVPGYVNKIAMSAFDLIEKAADLKADVVQFADNVPLDDYSPDELLRFYLFARERGVRLEVGAKGLTSDRLRLYTEIAGILHADLLRFVIDDVGFEPSPDRVIEMIRPAIPLMEERGVSLALENHDRLRCADLLAIIAGCNSSNVGICLDTVNSLGVPEGMDEVIRTLSPYTLNLHVKDFVIRRLDHKMGFCVNGASAGEGKLDIAGLFRNLTALGKCRSAILELWTPFGPTLEDTIARENEWAINSMNYLKQLSY
- a CDS encoding Gfo/Idh/MocA family protein; its protein translation is MEKLKLAVLGAGFWSQFQIGAWSEIPDVEIVALYNRTRSKAEALARKFQIGHVYDDAAAMFNSEKIDFVDIITDVDTHYKFVEMAVDAGIKEIICQKPMASDWETAKKMVEKCRDAGASLYIHENFRWQAPLRRVKEILDSGIIGNPFKARVSFLSGFPVFDNQPFLRELPHFILTDMGSHVLDICRFLFGEATKLWCQCKTVNREIRGEDVAVVMMEMANGMPLYAEMSYASIVEHDMFSTVNLLVEGEKGSLALGPGRSFAVSVTTAEGTRTEKIEIPYYDWADPDYIVNHESGIHINRNILDAIMGKGRAENSGEDNLETVRLIWASYESARRGKLIDLKEFD
- a CDS encoding phosphogluconate dehydrogenase C-terminal domain-containing protein, which translates into the protein MMKITIIGAGGKMGMRISRNLKDEPYDIAYLEVSEAGRERVKTLGIACADSDQVIAGCRRGDIGHTDVAIELASPGIVRMMKRGSLLITLDPAAPFAGKLYHRPDIAYFLAHPSHPSIFNWEPTLEAHQDHFGGTLAKQSMVCALMAGEESDYQLGLEIATKMYAPISVAHRITVEQMAILEPGLVETLSSTCIYVIRQGLDEVIRKGVPADAARDFLLGHLHIQLAVLFDQIPGAVFSDAANKAIVRGIDEIFKPDWKKVLEIDNVREQVLAIT
- a CDS encoding L-ribulose-5-phosphate 4-epimerase, translating into MVEDYKLSVYSANMELVKSGLVTFTWGNASAIDRAKGLVIIKPSGVAYDMMSPEDMTVVDLEGRIVEGRLKPSSDTPTHLVLYKAFPEIGGIAHFHSEFATSWAQAGTDIPLLGTTHADYFAGDVPCTREMTDKEIRGDYERETGNVIVERFTSGLLDPLQIPGVLVKNHGPFTWGESVAEAVFHAAVLEQVSKIAYFSHTLNRHYSMNSSLAEKHYSRKHGTGKYYGQ
- a CDS encoding glycoside hydrolase family 140 protein, which codes for MGICRRVGGVLNRCGLVLLCWMVFSQAFPASDNNHVKPLRVSRQNPHLLATENESPVFLNSFTVWKLLRNGSREDVEYLLTDLKRKKLNAISTIALDLELEELGKNYYGDYAFQFNEAGLPDPLQPIVTPGNDPQSPEEYDFWDHLDFVIAKANEMGMYVVLHPAWGDWFTGEYNGKPNRFIIFNEENAYKYGFWIGRRYSEARNIVWMVGGDRSAVYGKLDYRSVFSAMGRGIADGVKGGAGEKDPLISFHPRKWAPNSSEWFHDEPWLSFNSIQDTPYDQVTSVPNDYGLSPVKPTWLCEGRYEGPITDWGVRYQAWQTVLSGGFGHTYGSDAWQFPRDNWRQYLDLPGLTQMGYLYYAVREIWSDKQFLGRTPDQGLILGDQGETVGDGNTRGDGDGGGASASRKDGRSDRITAMRGNDGSWAMVYTAAGKEFRLDLGKLKGRLKAYWFNPATGKWWVDGVETADMRPFQKGIKAGKGDMTFDPPGNPGNENDWVLILRR